AACCCGTCCTGGCACTCGATGCCGTGGATGCCGGGGTAGGCGACCGCGTCCTGGTGGTGCAGGAAGGCTATTCCGCCATGAGCGCCGCCGGCCGCGTCAACGCGCCCATCGACATGAC
This portion of the Terriglobales bacterium genome encodes:
- a CDS encoding EutN/CcmL family microcompartment protein, translating into MILGRVVGEVVATQKHPSHQGRKVLIVQPVLPDDTEHGEPVLALDAVDAGVGDRVLVVQEGYSAMSAAGRVNAPIDMT